From the genome of Streptomyces sp. WZ-12:
CCGGTGCGTACTTCGCGGTCTTGAACTGGCTTTCGGAGTAGGGATTGTCGTTGCTCGTCTTCGGCCTTGAGTGGGACCGGGTGACGCCGAGGTCGATCAACGGCTGAGAGACCTTCTTCGAGGTCATCGAGGTGCCGCGATCCGCGTGCACGGTCTCGGGCACGATGCCGTTGCGGGTGATGGTCTCGCGGATCAGCTCCTCGGCGCGGTCGGCGGATTCGGCCCGCTCGACGGTGTGGCCGACCACATAGCGCGAGTAGATGTCGATGATCACATAGGCATGGAACCAGCTCCCTTTCTCCGGCCCGGCGAGCCTGGTGATGTCCCAGGTGAAGACCTGCGACGGTGCGGTGGCGACCAGCTCGGGCACCGTCTTGGCCGGATGGGTGGCCTGACGGCGTCGTTCACCGCTTTGCCCGGCCGCCCGAAGGATCCGGTACATGGTGCGGATGGAGCAGTGGTAGCGGCCTTCGTCCAGCTCGCGGGCCCAGATCTGCGCAGGCGCAAGTTCGGCATAGCGCGGGCTGTTCATCAACGCCAGCAAGGCGGTGCGCTCCTGGGTCGACAGTGCCGAGGCCGGTGTGGGCCTGGGATTCTTCGGTTTCGGCTCTGCCGGATGCAGCCAGCGGTGGTGGGTGGCCCGTGAACGGCCGGCCAGTCGGCACGCGGTCCGATGCCCACGTACTTCTTCAACTCCTCAACGAGCTCGGCGAGATGCTCGTCGAGGACGTGGTTCAGTCCGTGCTCTCGGAGAGTAGTTCCAAGAGCTTTACCCCTTTTCCCATCACCTCCAGCGCGGCGTCTCGCTTCTCCACCTCCCTCTCCAGACGCGCGATACGCCGCCGCAGCTTCCCGTTCTCGATCTCGGCTGCCGGCCTCTTCGGCCGCACGCCCGCCGTCCGCCGGTCGGCCAGGGCACCCAGAGCACTCGCATCCCGGGCGGCCCGCCACTCCTTGACATGGGAGTCGTACAGACGCTCACGCCGCAGCACAGCCCTCTTCTCCCCCTTCGCGGCGGCGTCGTACTCCTCAACGATCCGCAACTTGTACTCCGGACTGAAGGTACGGCGCCTCGGCCTGGCAGCCGGATCTATCACGGGAATGTTCTCGCTGGTCATACCGAGCTGGTCTCCTATCGCGCCCTATCAGGCTAACAAGACAAAACGAGGCGTTTCACACCACGCTGTCACAGAGGGCTTCGACGAGGTCGTCGAGTTGCAGCGCATTGGTGTTGAGGATTGCTGCGGCAGATACAGGGCCGCATTAAAGCCTTTGGACGCCGGCTGGAAAGACCTCGTCGAACGTTCCACCGCGCTGCACTCGGTGGGACGTTCCATCGAGGCTAGGTCGTTTCTGATGGCTCTTGCTGGGGTGGTGGATCAGTGCTCTGGCTGGGCAGTTGCGTCGTTTGGTGCGGCGACATGAGCTCACGGACGCGCAGTGGCAGAAGATTGAGGCTTTACTGCCCGCCAATGGCAAGCCTGGCCGGCAGTGGGCCGATCACCGCACAGTGATCAACGGGGTGCTGTTCAGAGCCCGTACCGGTGTTCCCTGGCCGGACCTGCCCGAACGGTACGGCCCCTGGCAGACCGTCTACGAACGCCACCGCCGTGAGGTTCCCCCGTCGTTCGGGAGGCGCTGATCAGCTGGTCAGGAGGGGTTGACGGGGTTTCAGGTTCGCTCGTTCGGCCGTTGCCTGCTCGGCGTAGTACTTCTCCTCGAATTCGATCGGGCTGAGGAAGCCGAGTCGTTCCTGGGTGCGGCGGGAGTTATAGAAGCCGTCTGTGTACTCGAAGAGCGCGAGGTTCGCCTCGGCACGTGTGGCGAAGACGCGGCCGCGCACGCACTCGGTCTTGATCAGCAT
Proteins encoded in this window:
- a CDS encoding transposase encodes the protein MAGRSRATHHRWLHPAEPKPKNPRPTPASALSTQERTALLALMNSPRYAELAPAQIWARELDEGRYHCSIRTMYRILRAAGQSGERRRQATHPAKTVPELVATAPSQVFTWDITRLAGPEKGSWFHAYVIIDIYSRYVVGHTVERAESADRAEELIRETITRNGIVPETVHADRGTSMTSKKVSQPLIDLGVTRSHSRPKTSNDNPYSESQFKTAKYAPDFPERFDSLAHARDWFDAFISYYNHEHRHSGIGLHTPASAHFGTAAEVHDQRAITLTEAYERHPERFTLRPPRSQRKHGSTTPPNASNLNHKPHDVTHVSFDLTRTEAIKSKALTRLPQPAKSSGISCSDPAGLCPSIQRSHP
- a CDS encoding IS3 family transposase translates to MGSVGDSYDNALAENLWMLIKTECVRGRVFATRAEANLALFEYTDGFYNSRRTQERLGFLSPIEFEEKYYAEQATAERANLKPRQPLLTS